A window of Aquitalea denitrificans contains these coding sequences:
- a CDS encoding BON domain-containing protein codes for MIKTDTQLQTDVIAELQWDPQINSSQIGVQVNDGVVTLSGVVTDAPQKWSAERAALRVEGVQALAVDLTVIVPDAEQRSDSDISHAAVSALQLMGTLKGHTIKVMVENGWITLAGDVEWDFQRKAASNVLRHLSGVTGISNAINLRSKPISHAVQQEVQAALKRRAIRDIDSITVSIDGPDVILGGSVHSWSEQALARHAAAGMPGVRNVIDNIRIVI; via the coding sequence ATGATCAAGACAGATACCCAGCTACAGACTGATGTCATCGCTGAATTACAGTGGGACCCGCAGATCAATAGCAGTCAAATCGGCGTGCAAGTCAACGATGGTGTCGTTACCCTAAGCGGCGTTGTGACCGACGCCCCCCAGAAATGGTCAGCCGAACGTGCTGCCTTGCGGGTCGAGGGTGTTCAGGCACTAGCGGTTGACCTGACAGTTATTGTTCCTGATGCAGAACAGCGCAGTGATAGCGATATTTCACATGCAGCCGTCAGCGCGCTGCAACTGATGGGAACACTCAAGGGGCATACGATCAAAGTTATGGTTGAAAATGGCTGGATTACGCTGGCCGGCGATGTTGAATGGGACTTCCAGCGCAAAGCAGCAAGCAATGTGTTGCGCCATCTCTCTGGGGTAACCGGCATAAGCAATGCCATAAACCTGCGCAGCAAACCCATCAGCCACGCTGTCCAGCAAGAAGTGCAAGCAGCCCTCAAGCGCCGCGCGATCCGCGATATTGACAGCATCACCGTCAGCATTGATGGCCCCGATGTCATTCTTGGTGGCAGTGTACATAGCTGGTCAGAGCAAGCCTTAGCCAGGCACGCCGCCGCCGGGATGCCCGGAGTGCGAAATGTGATCGATAACATCCGCATTGTCATCTGA
- a CDS encoding prenyltransferase, translating into MNAIRSSICTAMLLAGLAGCSSMSERGKDTAIGAGVGAGVGAILTGGSAAGALSGAAVGGVICHEVK; encoded by the coding sequence ATGAATGCAATACGAAGCAGTATCTGCACCGCCATGTTGCTGGCTGGACTGGCCGGCTGCTCTTCAATGTCCGAGCGCGGCAAGGATACTGCCATCGGTGCAGGTGTCGGAGCCGGAGTTGGCGCCATCCTTACCGGTGGCAGTGCGGCGGGAGCCTTGAGTGGCGCTGCAGTGGGCGGTGTGATTTGTCATGAGGTGAAGTGA
- a CDS encoding lmo0937 family membrane protein, with amino-acid sequence MLESIAVILFLLWALGMISSYTMGGLIHLLLVLMLIVVLVRVLQGRRL; translated from the coding sequence ATGTTGGAATCAATTGCCGTGATTCTGTTTTTGCTGTGGGCCTTGGGGATGATCTCTTCCTACACGATGGGTGGTCTGATCCACCTGCTACTGGTCTTGATGCTAATCGTGGTGTTGGTGCGTGTTTTGCAAGGGCGTCGTCTCTAG
- a CDS encoding PRC-barrel domain-containing protein, whose translation MEQMHLNTDGSNRTSNSTGGPGPYLMGASTLTGNAVLNRQGEVLGDIKEIMLNVSNGRVEYAVLAFGGFMGIGGKLFAVPWRALVLDAINKSFMLNVSKDRFAHAPGFDKEQWPDMADPTWATTVHDFYGTDMYSE comes from the coding sequence ATGGAGCAGATGCATCTCAATACTGATGGCAGTAATCGTACTAGTAACAGTACCGGTGGACCGGGACCCTATCTGATGGGTGCCAGTACGCTGACTGGTAATGCCGTGTTGAATCGACAGGGTGAAGTACTAGGTGACATCAAGGAAATCATGCTGAATGTCAGCAACGGACGCGTGGAATATGCCGTGCTGGCCTTTGGTGGTTTCATGGGTATAGGCGGAAAGCTGTTTGCCGTGCCTTGGCGCGCACTGGTGCTGGATGCCATCAACAAGAGCTTCATGTTGAATGTCAGCAAGGATCGCTTTGCCCATGCCCCGGGTTTTGACAAAGAGCAGTGGCCGGACATGGCTGATCCAACCTGGGCTACAACGGTCCATGATTTCTACGGTACCGACATGTACAGCGAGTAA
- a CDS encoding CsbD family protein: MDNSAEQDKATASKPAPDEVSHRGSGLHLPSTEELKGKWKEHLGAAKIVWGKLTDDELLRAEGEAQKLAGLIQQRYAVSREEAERQVKQFLDTHK; encoded by the coding sequence ATGGACAATTCAGCAGAGCAAGACAAGGCCACTGCAAGCAAACCGGCTCCCGACGAAGTCAGTCACCGCGGCAGTGGGCTTCACCTGCCCAGCACCGAAGAACTCAAAGGCAAATGGAAGGAGCATCTGGGCGCAGCCAAAATTGTCTGGGGCAAGCTGACGGACGACGAATTGCTGCGCGCCGAGGGCGAGGCACAGAAACTGGCCGGGCTGATCCAGCAACGCTATGCCGTTTCGCGAGAAGAAGCCGAGCGCCAGGTAAAGCAATTCCTGGACACACACAAGTAA
- a CDS encoding BON domain-containing protein yields MKNLPSQLPAATLALCLALCHAPLVLAAASNQELNDARQESQISTTYALNPSLRDQDIRVMVHDSKATLTGTVEDGIKKELAKEIALGAPGVKSVDNQLQVNSNFVPGKTGSTSAYGELTDDANITAAVKSKLLWSKYADGLAVTVHTKQGRVSLRGTASSAMASQAATRMASSTRGVMSVDNQLQVGSAKPTLAESVKHSSNQAEQNISDSWITTKVKSSLLYSSHVESSSIKVKTRNGVVVLSGRLASKSERALAIELSKNVRGVRQVDASALSVASQ; encoded by the coding sequence ATGAAAAACCTGCCTAGCCAATTGCCAGCCGCCACCCTGGCCCTCTGTCTTGCCCTGTGCCACGCCCCTCTTGTGCTGGCTGCCGCCAGCAATCAGGAACTGAACGATGCGCGCCAGGAAAGCCAGATCTCAACCACTTACGCCCTAAACCCTTCCCTGCGCGACCAGGACATCAGGGTGATGGTGCATGACAGCAAGGCAACCCTGACCGGCACGGTGGAAGATGGCATAAAAAAGGAGCTGGCCAAGGAAATTGCCCTGGGTGCCCCTGGCGTCAAAAGCGTGGACAACCAACTGCAGGTCAACAGCAATTTTGTGCCGGGCAAAACCGGCAGCACCAGCGCTTATGGCGAATTGACCGACGATGCCAACATTACCGCAGCCGTCAAATCCAAATTGCTGTGGAGCAAGTACGCCGATGGGCTTGCTGTGACGGTGCATACCAAGCAAGGCAGGGTCAGCTTGCGGGGAACAGCCAGTAGCGCCATGGCCAGCCAGGCTGCCACCCGCATGGCCAGCAGCACCCGCGGCGTGATGTCGGTGGACAACCAGCTGCAGGTTGGCAGCGCCAAACCCACGCTGGCCGAGTCCGTCAAGCATTCGAGCAATCAGGCCGAACAGAACATCTCCGACAGCTGGATCACCACCAAGGTGAAGTCCAGCCTGCTGTACTCCAGTCATGTGGAAAGCTCCAGCATCAAGGTCAAGACACGCAATGGCGTGGTTGTGCTCAGTGGCAGGCTGGCCAGCAAAAGCGAACGCGCACTGGCCATTGAACTGAGCAAGAACGTGCGGGGCGTCCGGCAGGTAGATGCATCGGCCCTGTCAGTGGCCAGCCAGTAG
- a CDS encoding SAM-dependent methyltransferase, giving the protein MIWQQRMQRLASHLRQHSPLPARLVWDGQAIDFGLFEQPLVTMHIRKPAGLRYLLSPRLDHLGEAYVRGLVDIEGKLDDIIDMAHALARRGKRYPLQRLAGVLFSHNRRADRQAIQYHYDVSNHFYAQWLDPEMVYSCAYFPQGDETLAAAQIKKIDHILTKVKLQNGHTLLDIGCGWGALLIRAARQFDVKCLGITLSQQQYAEATRRVSLAGLQDRVEIRLMDYRDLTGRFDRITSVGMFEHVGVKGLPGYFRQILNLLTPDGLALNHGITSVSTNQRDAPFGAGNFIDKFVFPGGQLPHIGTTLSTMQQGGLEVLDVENLRRHYALTLSLWSQNYETNSMRIRQEIGEERYRIWRIYLAGCAHAFRNDVISVYQILCQPAGRHADTLAWSRQYMYG; this is encoded by the coding sequence ATGATCTGGCAACAACGCATGCAACGGCTGGCCAGCCACTTGCGACAACACAGCCCATTACCTGCCCGTCTGGTCTGGGATGGCCAGGCCATTGATTTCGGCCTGTTCGAGCAACCGCTGGTCACTATGCACATCCGCAAGCCCGCCGGCTTGCGCTATTTGCTTTCCCCACGGCTGGACCATCTGGGCGAGGCATATGTCAGGGGCCTGGTGGATATCGAGGGCAAGCTCGATGACATCATCGACATGGCGCATGCCCTGGCCCGCCGTGGCAAGCGCTACCCGCTGCAAAGACTGGCCGGTGTGCTGTTTTCACACAATCGCCGGGCCGATCGCCAGGCCATTCAGTACCACTACGATGTGTCCAACCATTTTTACGCACAGTGGCTGGACCCGGAAATGGTGTACTCCTGCGCCTATTTCCCGCAGGGGGATGAAACACTGGCAGCGGCGCAAATCAAGAAAATCGACCATATCCTCACCAAGGTGAAACTGCAAAACGGTCATACCTTGCTGGACATCGGCTGCGGCTGGGGTGCGCTGCTCATCCGCGCGGCGCGACAATTCGATGTCAAATGCCTGGGCATCACCCTGTCACAACAGCAGTATGCCGAAGCCACACGGCGGGTAAGCCTGGCAGGCCTGCAGGACCGGGTGGAAATCCGCCTGATGGATTATCGCGACCTCACCGGCCGCTTCGACCGGATCACCAGTGTCGGCATGTTTGAACATGTTGGCGTCAAAGGGCTGCCGGGCTATTTCAGACAGATACTGAATCTGCTCACCCCGGATGGCCTGGCCCTGAATCATGGCATCACCTCGGTAAGCACCAACCAGCGTGACGCACCATTCGGCGCCGGTAATTTCATCGACAAATTTGTTTTCCCCGGCGGCCAGCTGCCCCATATCGGCACCACCCTGAGCACCATGCAACAAGGCGGGCTGGAAGTGCTGGACGTGGAAAACCTGCGTCGACACTACGCCTTGACGCTCAGCCTGTGGTCACAGAATTACGAAACCAACAGCATGCGGATCCGGCAGGAAATCGGCGAGGAACGCTACCGTATCTGGCGCATTTATCTGGCCGGATGTGCCCATGCCTTTCGCAACGATGTAATCAGCGTTTACCAGATCCTGTGCCAACCGGCAGGACGCCATGCCGATACGCTGGCATGGTCACGGCAATACATGTACGGCTAA
- a CDS encoding ferritin-like domain-containing protein, with product MTDGGGHMLPATGFQYRFCIFLTPDTQGVLMMKDEKEDDLVNAEKKLSSNASKKMEDGAVTQGYRGERHRLIGLLNTALASELVCFLRYTRHYYMVSGLSNAALKAEFMQHAQEEMQHANMLAERIVQLNGKPDFDPGDLVNNAHTEYDDTDKIQGMIKANLVAERIAIESYRKMIQELGNSDPSTSLLLTTILSKEEEHAEEMRSLLD from the coding sequence ATGACTGATGGTGGTGGTCATATGCTGCCTGCTACCGGTTTTCAGTATCGGTTTTGTATTTTTCTCACGCCAGATACCCAAGGAGTGTTGATGATGAAAGATGAAAAAGAAGATGATCTTGTGAATGCTGAAAAGAAATTGAGCAGCAATGCTTCCAAAAAGATGGAAGATGGTGCCGTTACGCAGGGTTATCGAGGGGAGCGCCACAGATTGATCGGCCTGCTCAATACTGCCCTGGCGTCTGAACTGGTTTGTTTTCTCCGCTATACCCGGCACTATTATATGGTTAGCGGCCTGTCCAATGCCGCATTGAAAGCCGAGTTCATGCAGCATGCGCAGGAGGAAATGCAACATGCCAACATGCTGGCCGAGCGTATTGTCCAGTTGAATGGCAAGCCTGATTTTGATCCGGGTGATCTGGTCAATAATGCACATACCGAGTATGACGACACGGACAAAATCCAGGGCATGATCAAGGCCAATCTGGTGGCAGAGCGTATTGCCATCGAATCGTATCGGAAAATGATTCAGGAGTTGGGCAATAGCGACCCTAGCACCAGCTTGCTGCTGACCACCATTCTGTCAAAGGAAGAGGAGCATGCGGAAGAAATGCGCAGCCTGCTGGATTGA
- a CDS encoding YSC84-related protein, which translates to MNKRFCMALMLGVLLSACTTTMPSQQASNMTTRQAIDADSAATLNNLYRQAKGSRELVAKAKGVLVFPSVLTAGFMVGGSYGEGELRIGNQPDGYYKTMTGSFGFQAGAQSKAIIFLFMTQDALDHFRQGNGWTAGVDANVAVLTIGADGSVDTETAKAPVIGFVMTNGGLMFNISLQGTKVSRLDP; encoded by the coding sequence ATGAACAAACGTTTCTGCATGGCCCTTATGCTGGGTGTCCTGCTGAGTGCCTGTACCACCACCATGCCTTCGCAACAGGCCAGTAACATGACAACCCGGCAGGCAATTGATGCCGACTCCGCCGCAACGCTGAACAATCTGTATCGTCAGGCCAAAGGCTCGCGCGAACTGGTGGCAAAAGCCAAAGGCGTGCTGGTATTTCCATCGGTACTGACGGCAGGCTTCATGGTAGGTGGGTCATATGGTGAAGGGGAGTTGCGAATCGGAAACCAGCCTGATGGTTATTACAAAACAATGACCGGCTCGTTTGGTTTTCAGGCCGGGGCGCAATCCAAGGCCATCATTTTCCTGTTCATGACCCAGGACGCGCTGGATCACTTCCGCCAGGGCAATGGCTGGACGGCTGGTGTTGATGCCAATGTTGCCGTGCTGACGATAGGGGCCGATGGATCAGTTGATACGGAAACTGCCAAGGCACCGGTCATTGGCTTTGTCATGACGAATGGCGGGTTGATGTTCAACATTTCCTTGCAAGGAACAAAAGTTTCCCGGCTTGACCCCTAA
- a CDS encoding BON domain-containing protein yields MKNQFTTIVFLAGAVLGSMPLHAEETMPYSVQQYQDDALTTQKVRTAFARDKWVKGLAINVRTERGIVDLNGTVNRQNQSDRAAQLASTVESVIGVNNKLTVMPR; encoded by the coding sequence ATGAAAAACCAATTCACCACTATCGTGTTTCTGGCGGGTGCAGTGCTGGGCAGCATGCCGCTGCATGCCGAAGAAACCATGCCCTACAGCGTGCAGCAGTATCAGGACGATGCACTCACAACCCAGAAGGTTCGCACGGCATTCGCGCGGGACAAATGGGTTAAAGGACTAGCCATTAATGTACGTACCGAGCGGGGTATTGTGGATCTGAATGGTACGGTCAATCGTCAGAATCAATCTGACCGCGCGGCGCAACTGGCCTCGACGGTTGAGTCCGTCATCGGCGTTAACAACAAGCTGACCGTGATGCCCCGCTAG
- a CDS encoding YaiO family outer membrane beta-barrel protein, with protein sequence MIDRQRAAWLAVCLASHAGLAWAAEEEPEAEAGMVEEMAAPAEAAPDTAYAQARSIELGFTHSHLSANNPGWSGVYVSGVWQSSPSNVFDLIAEQASRFDEHGVALNGGWNHDFSPDWFGRLELGRSSSGTFWPGTHYGVALNRKWLPERNLVTGLGLAYNDNRQGYSDRILTLSMAYYFSAPWVAEAGVHYTISNPGAVESVQGFAAMTYGRNAWRLVTLAINAGGEGYMPIGNNQPRQLFNSQLYQLSWREWVGKHWGVHARAEFYHSPYYKRSGLTTGVFWDLP encoded by the coding sequence ATGATTGATCGACAACGCGCAGCATGGTTAGCAGTTTGCCTGGCATCACATGCGGGCCTGGCGTGGGCCGCAGAAGAGGAGCCAGAGGCCGAGGCGGGGATGGTTGAAGAAATGGCGGCACCGGCAGAAGCAGCGCCCGACACCGCCTACGCCCAGGCGCGCAGCATAGAGTTGGGTTTCACGCACTCCCATTTGAGTGCCAACAATCCCGGTTGGAGCGGCGTGTACGTGTCCGGGGTATGGCAAAGCAGCCCCAGCAATGTGTTTGACCTGATTGCCGAGCAGGCCAGCCGCTTTGATGAACATGGTGTCGCGCTGAATGGCGGCTGGAATCACGACTTCAGTCCCGACTGGTTCGGCCGGCTGGAGCTGGGACGCAGCAGCAGCGGCACGTTCTGGCCCGGCACCCATTATGGCGTGGCACTCAATCGCAAATGGCTGCCGGAACGCAATCTGGTGACCGGCCTGGGCCTGGCCTACAACGACAACCGGCAAGGCTATAGCGACCGCATCCTCACCCTGAGCATGGCTTATTACTTCAGTGCGCCATGGGTGGCAGAAGCCGGTGTGCACTATACGATCAGCAATCCCGGGGCGGTGGAGTCGGTACAAGGCTTTGCTGCGATGACTTACGGGCGGAATGCCTGGCGGCTGGTGACGCTGGCGATTAACGCCGGCGGGGAGGGGTATATGCCGATCGGTAACAACCAGCCCCGCCAGTTATTCAATAGCCAGCTATATCAACTGAGCTGGCGCGAGTGGGTAGGCAAGCACTGGGGCGTTCATGCCCGAGCCGAGTTTTACCACAGCCCCTATTACAAGCGCAGCGGCCTCACCACCGGCGTATTCTGGGATCTGCCATGA
- a CDS encoding glycosyltransferase family 2 protein: protein MAGLNAMAGPAPAPLADMGNKAALQALPAAEAPDIDASLPAVYVRGAEENNELRRTQQLIKDQIEEARLRTVGKEDDPLLLRRGPGSGVWVIRTLTLLLYSIVLLIVIYAVRHMVFTLNRLFGQQRHPYLDIETAEWPRVTVFIAAHNEEAVIADAIEALLETDYPAGRLIIMPVNDRSTDGTRDIIDRIAARRPDVIRPFHRTEGKPGKAAALKDATALIDTGIFIVFDADYIPGRGLIKQLVAPFFDPEVGAVMGRVVPLNPGTNLLTRMLDMERAGGYQVDQQARMNMRLVPQYGGTVGGIRVLALESVGGWHDDVLAEDTDLTYRLLIGGWLTAYTNRAECYEEVPESWPVRVRQLMRWTRGHNQALVRHVGRLLTTKGVQQREKVDGLLLLGTYAMSPLLLLAWAMTLVLFFFDSMLPSPGILLVMALVCYSAMGNFAAFFEIGVACYLDGSGRRLRILPFSIFGFLVSLVTIARATLQQSLVEPFQKNRALHWDKTRRYRGIKA, encoded by the coding sequence ATGGCAGGCCTGAACGCAATGGCGGGGCCGGCTCCGGCCCCGCTGGCTGATATGGGCAACAAGGCCGCGTTGCAGGCCTTGCCGGCGGCGGAGGCACCGGACATCGATGCCAGCTTGCCTGCGGTGTATGTCCGCGGTGCTGAAGAAAACAACGAGCTACGCCGCACCCAGCAGTTGATCAAGGATCAGATCGAAGAGGCCCGCCTGCGTACGGTGGGCAAGGAGGATGACCCCTTGCTGCTGCGTCGGGGGCCCGGGTCTGGCGTCTGGGTGATACGCACGCTCACGCTGCTGCTGTACAGCATCGTCTTGCTGATCGTCATTTATGCGGTGCGGCATATGGTATTCACGCTGAACCGCCTGTTTGGTCAGCAGCGCCATCCGTATCTGGATATCGAAACGGCAGAATGGCCGCGTGTGACGGTGTTCATTGCCGCACATAACGAGGAAGCCGTGATTGCCGATGCGATCGAGGCGCTGCTGGAGACGGATTATCCGGCTGGTCGCCTGATCATCATGCCGGTCAACGACCGCTCCACCGATGGCACCCGCGACATCATCGACCGCATTGCGGCAAGGCGGCCCGATGTGATTCGCCCTTTCCACCGCACGGAAGGCAAGCCCGGTAAGGCGGCCGCACTGAAAGATGCAACCGCCCTGATCGATACCGGAATCTTCATCGTGTTTGATGCCGACTATATACCGGGGCGCGGCCTGATCAAGCAACTGGTTGCACCATTTTTCGATCCCGAAGTCGGTGCTGTCATGGGCCGCGTGGTGCCCTTGAACCCGGGAACCAACCTGCTGACCCGCATGCTGGACATGGAGCGGGCAGGGGGCTACCAGGTAGACCAGCAAGCCCGGATGAACATGAGACTGGTGCCACAATACGGCGGTACGGTGGGCGGTATCCGCGTGCTTGCACTGGAGAGTGTCGGCGGCTGGCATGACGATGTGCTAGCTGAGGATACCGATCTGACCTACCGCTTGCTGATTGGTGGCTGGCTGACGGCCTATACCAATCGCGCGGAATGTTACGAGGAAGTGCCGGAAAGTTGGCCGGTTCGGGTCAGGCAGTTGATGCGCTGGACGCGCGGTCATAACCAGGCGCTGGTCCGCCATGTGGGACGGCTGCTGACCACCAAGGGTGTGCAGCAGCGTGAAAAGGTGGATGGCTTGCTGTTGCTGGGGACGTATGCCATGTCGCCCTTGCTGTTGCTGGCCTGGGCCATGACGCTGGTGCTGTTCTTCTTCGACAGCATGTTGCCCTCACCGGGCATCCTGCTGGTCATGGCCCTGGTGTGCTACAGCGCGATGGGCAATTTTGCGGCCTTTTTCGAAATCGGCGTGGCCTGTTATCTGGATGGCAGTGGCAGGCGCTTGCGGATTCTGCCGTTTTCCATCTTTGGTTTTCTGGTCAGCCTGGTCACCATTGCCAGGGCAACGCTGCAGCAATCGCTGGTCGAGCCCTTTCAGAAAAACAGGGCCTTGCACTGGGACAAAACCAGGCGCTACCGGGGGATAAAGGCATGA
- the wecB gene encoding non-hydrolyzing UDP-N-acetylglucosamine 2-epimerase, with product MITVLTIFGTRPEAIKMIPVVQALQNCPGVVSQVCVTGQHREMLDQVLNLFDIKPDHDLQLMHKAQGLAPLTALLIQEIDKVLDLVRPDVVLVHGDTATTLGASLAAFYRKIPVGHVEAGLRTGDLTSPWPEEMNRRVVDTLASWYFAPTEESCSNLRQEGVDSDRIFITGNSVVDTLLLTVDKLQRQPQLQARMNDSFAFLRSGSRMILITGHRRESFGEKFKNFCRALILLAERYPEVELVYPVHLNPNVREPVYALLSSVANIHLIDPQEYLPFVYLMVRSYLIITDSGGIQEEAPALGKPVLVTRDTTERPEALAAGTARLVGTETDSIVQSASELLDDEAAYQHMSQAHNPYGDGHASQRIAAILSSLLVGTSAPEVSTANVMGG from the coding sequence GTGATTACAGTGTTGACGATATTTGGTACCCGGCCAGAAGCCATCAAGATGATTCCGGTGGTGCAGGCGCTGCAAAACTGCCCTGGCGTGGTCTCTCAGGTATGCGTGACCGGTCAGCATAGGGAGATGCTTGATCAAGTGCTGAACTTGTTCGACATCAAGCCGGATCATGATTTGCAACTGATGCACAAGGCACAGGGCCTGGCCCCGCTGACGGCCTTGCTCATCCAGGAAATAGACAAGGTGCTGGATCTGGTCCGGCCGGATGTCGTCCTGGTGCATGGCGATACGGCCACCACGCTGGGCGCGAGCCTGGCCGCCTTTTATCGCAAGATTCCGGTGGGGCATGTCGAGGCCGGCTTGCGTACCGGTGACCTGACTTCGCCATGGCCGGAGGAGATGAACCGCCGCGTGGTGGATACCCTGGCCTCCTGGTATTTCGCCCCGACCGAGGAGTCTTGCAGCAATTTGCGGCAGGAAGGGGTGGATTCGGACCGCATTTTCATCACCGGCAACAGCGTGGTGGACACCTTGCTGCTGACGGTGGACAAGCTGCAGCGCCAGCCGCAGTTGCAAGCCAGGATGAACGACAGTTTTGCGTTTTTGCGTTCCGGGTCGAGGATGATCCTGATCACCGGCCACCGGCGCGAGAGCTTTGGCGAGAAGTTCAAAAATTTTTGCCGTGCGCTGATCCTGCTGGCCGAACGCTATCCGGAAGTGGAACTCGTCTACCCGGTCCATCTGAATCCCAATGTGCGCGAGCCGGTATACGCCTTGCTGTCCAGTGTGGCCAACATTCACCTGATCGACCCCCAGGAGTATCTGCCCTTTGTCTATCTGATGGTGCGCTCTTACCTGATCATTACCGATTCTGGCGGCATTCAGGAAGAAGCCCCGGCTCTGGGCAAGCCGGTGCTGGTCACCCGCGATACCACGGAGCGGCCGGAAGCCCTGGCGGCAGGTACTGCGCGGCTGGTGGGAACCGAAACCGACAGCATCGTGCAGTCCGCCAGTGAATTGCTGGATGACGAAGCGGCCTACCAGCATATGTCTCAAGCCCACAATCCCTATGGCGATGGGCATGCCAGCCAGCGCATTGCTGCCATCCTGTCGTCCTTGCTGGTGGGGACGTCGGCGCCAGAAGTGAGCACCGCAAATGTGATGGGGGGATGA
- a CDS encoding Crp/Fnr family transcriptional regulator has product MLETCPANGLLTALPEAEWLHLRPFLEQVELPLGKTLYESGHKLSHVYFPVTAIVSLLYVMENGDSTEIAVVGNEGIVGISLFMGGESTPSRGVVLSEGYGYRLPAKNIKEAFEHSLPVTHLLLRYTQALITQMSQTAVCNRHHSLDQRLCRWLLLSLDRLDGCELHMTQELIANMLGVRREGVTNAALNLQREGIINYTRGHIRVLDRPILESRTCECYAVVQKEYERLLPQLRST; this is encoded by the coding sequence ATGTTAGAGACATGCCCAGCCAATGGTCTGCTCACCGCCTTGCCAGAGGCGGAGTGGTTGCACCTCAGGCCCTTTCTCGAACAGGTGGAACTGCCGCTCGGCAAAACGCTTTACGAGTCGGGACACAAGCTCAGCCATGTGTATTTCCCAGTGACAGCCATCGTCTCACTGCTTTACGTGATGGAGAACGGCGATTCCACCGAGATTGCCGTGGTCGGCAATGAGGGCATTGTCGGCATCTCCTTGTTCATGGGAGGTGAGTCAACGCCAAGCCGGGGAGTGGTCCTGAGTGAGGGATATGGCTACCGCCTGCCTGCCAAAAACATCAAGGAAGCATTCGAGCATTCGCTACCGGTCACGCATCTCTTGCTGCGTTACACCCAGGCACTGATTACCCAAATGTCACAAACTGCAGTATGCAACAGACACCATTCGCTGGACCAGAGGCTATGCCGCTGGTTACTGCTCAGCCTGGACAGGCTGGATGGCTGCGAACTGCACATGACGCAAGAGTTAATTGCCAACATGCTGGGTGTACGCCGAGAAGGCGTGACCAATGCCGCACTGAACCTGCAGCGCGAAGGAATCATCAACTACACCCGCGGACATATCCGTGTACTGGACCGTCCGATATTGGAATCCCGCACATGTGAGTGCTATGCGGTGGTGCAAAAGGAGTACGAGCGCTTGTTGCCACAACTGCGGTCAACGTGA
- a CDS encoding nuclear transport factor 2 family protein yields the protein MSEAEANKFAGKLKEYLHQLEQGNVDGVVALFTTDARIYSPLLGWVTPRPFYSKLADASGNSSITLLDLFQSTQGNCTANAYFRYDWVLRDGSKVSFDCVDVFDFNAQGLIEKLVIIYDTHQIRADLGDRFA from the coding sequence ATGTCTGAAGCAGAAGCAAACAAATTTGCCGGGAAACTGAAAGAGTACCTGCACCAACTTGAACAGGGCAATGTTGATGGCGTGGTAGCCTTATTTACCACCGATGCCCGCATCTACTCGCCCTTGCTGGGCTGGGTAACTCCCCGGCCGTTTTACTCAAAATTGGCCGATGCGTCAGGCAATAGCAGCATTACCTTGCTGGACCTATTTCAGAGCACGCAAGGCAACTGCACCGCCAATGCCTATTTTCGCTATGACTGGGTATTACGAGACGGTAGTAAGGTTAGTTTCGATTGCGTCGATGTCTTTGACTTTAATGCTCAAGGCCTGATCGAGAAGCTAGTCATTATTTACGACACCCATCAGATACGTGCGGACTTGGGAGATCGGTTTGCATAG